Proteins from a single region of Sandaracinaceae bacterium:
- a CDS encoding AraC family transcriptional regulator — protein sequence MRELAARCLALGPRDGVNPTAIPFLSVYRREATAPPASAVYEPSLFLVAQGSKEARVGDDAFLYDPDNYLVTSVPLPVRSRILTASRAHPFVSLAVSFELEAVREVLTQAGDALPPSAAGPPERGLAACPVTAPIRDVAARLVGLLDHPDDIAFLAPLYRRELLYRVLEGPRGGFLRAAAMGHGQQSAIARVLETIHADCARPLTVPELAHLAGMSESVFYEAFKSVTGATPIQYIKRLRLQEAHRQLTAGLSNVSGAAYGVGYTSLSQFSREFTRVFGANPSEYVAR from the coding sequence ATGCGGGAGCTCGCGGCGCGCTGTCTGGCCCTCGGGCCACGGGACGGGGTGAACCCAACGGCCATCCCGTTCCTCTCGGTGTACCGCCGCGAGGCGACCGCGCCGCCTGCCAGCGCCGTGTACGAGCCCAGCCTCTTCCTCGTCGCGCAGGGCAGCAAAGAGGCGCGCGTGGGAGACGATGCGTTCCTGTACGACCCGGACAACTACCTGGTCACGTCGGTACCGCTGCCCGTGCGGTCGCGCATCCTCACCGCGAGCCGTGCGCACCCCTTCGTCTCGCTGGCGGTCAGCTTCGAGCTGGAGGCCGTGCGCGAGGTCCTGACGCAAGCCGGCGACGCGCTCCCGCCGAGCGCCGCAGGCCCACCCGAGCGAGGCCTGGCGGCGTGCCCCGTCACGGCCCCCATCCGCGACGTGGCCGCGCGCCTTGTCGGCCTGCTCGATCACCCGGATGACATCGCGTTCCTCGCGCCCCTCTATCGCCGTGAGCTGCTCTACCGCGTGCTCGAGGGACCACGCGGCGGTTTCCTGCGCGCGGCGGCGATGGGTCACGGTCAGCAGAGCGCCATCGCGCGCGTGCTCGAGACCATCCACGCCGACTGCGCGCGCCCCTTGACCGTCCCGGAGCTGGCACACCTGGCGGGGATGAGCGAGTCCGTGTTCTACGAGGCGTTCAAGTCCGTGACCGGCGCCACGCCCATCCAGTACATCAAGCGGCTGCGCCTGCAGGAGGCGCACCGTCAACTCACGGCCGGGCTCAGCAACGTGTCCGGCGCGGCGTACGGCGTGGGCTACACCAGCCTCTCGCAGTTCTCACGGGAGTTCACGCGGGTCTTCGGCGCCAACCCCAGCGAGTACGTCGCCCGCTGA
- a CDS encoding VOC family protein has protein sequence MTHTALTHGIHHLGLTVSHLQHAKAFFVDALGFRVVGEKPDYPAVFVSDGQVMMTLWQVREPDKAAPFDRERVVGLHHVALTLAPGLTLEAAFQKVREAPGVTVEFGPEPLGGGPVRHFMCIVPGGVRVELLAAPSPDAAP, from the coding sequence ATGACACACACGGCACTCACTCACGGCATCCATCACCTCGGCCTCACGGTCTCCCATCTGCAGCACGCCAAGGCCTTCTTCGTCGACGCGTTGGGCTTCCGCGTGGTCGGCGAGAAGCCGGACTACCCGGCGGTCTTCGTCAGCGACGGGCAGGTCATGATGACGCTCTGGCAGGTCCGGGAGCCCGACAAGGCGGCGCCCTTCGACCGCGAGCGAGTCGTCGGACTTCATCACGTGGCGCTGACGCTGGCCCCGGGCCTGACGCTCGAGGCGGCGTTCCAGAAGGTGCGGGAGGCGCCGGGCGTCACCGTCGAGTTCGGCCCGGAGCCGCTTGGCGGCGGCCCCGTGCGGCACTTCATGTGCATCGTGCCCGGGGGCGTACGGGTGGAGCTCCTCGCGGCTCCGTCTCCGGACGCTGCCCCGTGA
- a CDS encoding TfoX/Sxy family protein: MSTSKNELVAHWVDLLQPLGPVVARAMFGGHGFYLDGTMFALVADDELYLKVDDETEGRFEAEGLPRFVYEKKGGGSMSMSYRKAPVAALDDGDLLVTWARLGVGAAQRAAKAKAAPRPRKGPAKRRSAKR, translated from the coding sequence ATGAGCACCTCCAAGAACGAGCTCGTGGCGCACTGGGTGGACCTGCTCCAGCCCCTGGGCCCCGTCGTGGCCCGCGCCATGTTCGGCGGGCACGGCTTCTACCTGGACGGCACGATGTTCGCGCTGGTGGCCGACGACGAGCTCTACCTCAAGGTGGACGACGAGACCGAGGGGCGCTTCGAGGCCGAGGGGCTGCCGCGCTTCGTGTACGAGAAGAAGGGCGGGGGCTCGATGAGCATGAGCTACCGCAAGGCCCCGGTCGCCGCGCTGGATGACGGCGACCTGCTGGTGACCTGGGCGCGCCTGGGTGTGGGCGCGGCCCAGCGCGCTGCGAAAGCCAAGGCCGCCCCGCGACCACGGAAGGGTCCGGCGAAGCGTCGCAGCGCCAAGCGCTGA
- a CDS encoding pyridoxamine 5'-phosphate oxidase family protein translates to MGPRMIRDHLVEQHRAFFAQLPFVVACGRDGEGRPWVSLVAGTPGFARAPSPGELRVDALPSQDDPLGEAVHTGAPLGLLGIELPTRRRNRLNGYVRGRDARGFSVQVQQSFGNCPQYITPRAVEYVGPMGAPCARAGGTSRAARAEDRTPPSRAGQLSPQHVALIERADTFFIGSGAYDGSGAYDDAAHGAGGLDVSHRGGPPGFVRVDDARHLVFPDYAGNNLYNTLGNLASDARAGLLFVDFAAGAWLHLTGRAEVLWDSPRTAAFPGARRLVSFEVDACVWRSRRGPLRFS, encoded by the coding sequence ATGGGCCCGCGCATGATCCGTGACCACCTCGTGGAGCAGCACCGGGCGTTCTTCGCGCAGCTGCCGTTCGTGGTGGCGTGTGGGCGCGACGGCGAGGGGCGTCCTTGGGTGAGCCTCGTCGCGGGCACGCCGGGTTTCGCGCGGGCACCGTCGCCGGGCGAGCTGCGCGTCGATGCGCTGCCCAGCCAGGACGACCCGCTCGGCGAGGCTGTGCACACGGGTGCGCCGCTGGGACTGCTGGGCATCGAGCTTCCCACGCGACGCCGCAATCGCCTCAACGGGTATGTGCGCGGGCGCGACGCGCGTGGCTTCTCGGTGCAGGTGCAGCAGAGCTTCGGGAACTGCCCGCAGTACATCACGCCTCGCGCGGTCGAGTACGTGGGACCCATGGGTGCACCCTGCGCGCGGGCCGGCGGGACGAGTCGCGCCGCGAGGGCGGAGGACCGCACACCCCCGTCTCGGGCCGGGCAGCTCTCGCCCCAGCACGTTGCGCTGATCGAGCGCGCAGACACCTTCTTCATCGGGTCGGGCGCATACGATGGGTCCGGCGCCTACGACGACGCGGCGCACGGCGCCGGTGGTCTCGACGTGTCGCATCGCGGCGGCCCGCCCGGGTTCGTTCGCGTGGACGACGCGCGCCATCTCGTGTTCCCGGACTACGCGGGGAACAACCTCTACAACACGCTGGGCAACTTGGCGTCCGACGCGCGGGCGGGGCTGCTCTTCGTGGACTTCGCGGCGGGGGCGTGGCTGCACCTCACGGGGCGCGCGGAGGTCCTGTGGGACTCCCCACGCACGGCCGCCTTCCCTGGGGCGCGGCGGCTCGTGAGCTTCGAGGTCGACGCGTGCGTCTGGCGCTCCAGACGTGGGCCGCTGCGCTTCTCGTGA
- a CDS encoding glutathione S-transferase, with translation MELELLVITLRYSSWSMRPFLALAHAGADFRTTTVDLNLAKQTVVGGAMVAQQVDLGARRALGSVTGLFPVLRVDGEPIHEALAICELVAERFPEAGLWPDDSLVRARARAVSAEMASGFPHLRNHLSCHPFARVPGFVPPPEAQRDIARVCEIWEESLARSGGPFLFGRFTVADCMYFPVITRFRTYGVALPPSLEAYAQRVEALPAVAAWRELAVHAPRMPVYDEAIRALGGDPDAAV, from the coding sequence ATGGAACTCGAACTCCTCGTCATCACGCTCCGCTATTCGTCCTGGTCCATGCGGCCCTTCCTCGCACTCGCGCACGCGGGCGCCGACTTCCGCACCACCACCGTGGACCTGAACCTCGCGAAGCAGACCGTGGTGGGGGGCGCGATGGTCGCGCAGCAGGTGGACCTGGGCGCGCGCCGCGCGCTGGGGAGCGTGACCGGGCTGTTCCCAGTGCTACGCGTCGACGGCGAGCCGATCCACGAGGCCCTGGCCATCTGCGAGCTCGTCGCGGAGCGCTTCCCCGAGGCGGGGCTGTGGCCCGACGACTCGCTCGTCCGGGCGCGCGCCCGCGCGGTCAGCGCCGAGATGGCGTCTGGCTTCCCACACCTGCGCAATCACCTCAGCTGCCATCCGTTCGCGCGGGTGCCGGGCTTCGTGCCGCCCCCCGAGGCTCAGCGCGACATCGCGCGGGTGTGCGAGATCTGGGAGGAGTCCCTCGCGCGCTCGGGGGGTCCGTTCCTCTTCGGTCGCTTCACCGTCGCGGACTGCATGTACTTCCCAGTCATCACCCGCTTCCGCACCTACGGCGTCGCGCTACCGCCGTCGCTGGAGGCGTATGCACAGCGGGTGGAAGCACTCCCCGCGGTGGCGGCCTGGCGGGAGCTGGCCGTGCATGCGCCGCGCATGCCGGTCTACGACGAAGCCATCCGCGCGCTGGGCGGAGATCCCGACGCAGCCGTCTGA
- a CDS encoding LysR family transcriptional regulator, with amino-acid sequence MDKLTLMQVFVTIVDEGSLTAAARTLGKSPPAVVRSLALLEEHLGVRLLNRTTRSMALTHEGTAYLERCRQVLSDIAETEAGLRGEDASPRGLVRVTASVRYGQLRVAPSVGRFLERFPDVQVELVLLDRVVHLVEEGFDVGVRIAPLGSSSLVATKVGVVRRMVVGSPALLARQGRPRRPEALAELPTVPFRRDDARVDQFHFVRDGKPFGVPVHGAFATNDTQACIGAMVAGLGFGQVLSYQVEDLVSAGALVPVLERYAPPPIPVSLVFPHRRLLSPRTRALVDWLQRDLAPTRTARRGRSPRTDLP; translated from the coding sequence ATGGACAAGCTCACCCTCATGCAGGTCTTCGTCACCATCGTGGACGAGGGCAGCCTCACGGCGGCGGCCCGAACGCTGGGCAAGTCACCACCGGCCGTCGTGCGCTCGCTAGCGCTGCTGGAGGAGCACCTCGGCGTGCGCCTCTTGAACCGCACCACCCGCAGCATGGCGCTCACGCACGAAGGCACGGCATACCTCGAGCGCTGCCGCCAGGTGTTGAGCGACATCGCGGAGACCGAGGCGGGGCTCCGTGGGGAGGACGCGTCGCCACGCGGGCTCGTGCGCGTCACCGCCTCGGTACGCTATGGGCAGCTGCGTGTGGCCCCCTCCGTGGGTCGCTTCCTCGAGCGCTTCCCGGACGTGCAGGTCGAGCTGGTGCTGCTCGACCGCGTCGTGCACCTCGTCGAGGAGGGGTTCGACGTGGGGGTGCGCATCGCCCCGCTCGGGAGCTCGTCGCTGGTGGCCACCAAGGTCGGCGTCGTCCGGCGCATGGTGGTGGGCAGCCCCGCGCTGCTGGCGCGCCAGGGACGTCCGCGGCGTCCCGAGGCGCTGGCCGAGCTGCCCACCGTGCCCTTCCGGCGCGACGACGCGCGCGTCGACCAGTTCCACTTCGTGCGCGACGGGAAGCCCTTCGGCGTGCCCGTGCATGGCGCCTTCGCCACCAACGACACGCAGGCCTGCATCGGCGCGATGGTGGCGGGCCTCGGGTTCGGTCAGGTCTTGTCGTATCAGGTCGAGGACCTGGTGTCGGCGGGCGCGCTGGTCCCGGTGCTCGAGCGCTACGCGCCACCGCCCATCCCCGTGAGCCTCGTGTTCCCCCACCGGCGGCTGCTGTCCCCGCGCACCCGCGCCCTGGTCGACTGGCTCCAGCGCGACCTGGCGCCAACGCGCACGGCGAGGCGGGGGCGGTCGCCGCGCACAGACCTCCCCTGA
- a CDS encoding aldo/keto reductase — MTTPPRRPLGSTNIQISPIGLGCMGMSEFYGSADDAASTALLHHALDTGVNFFDTADMYGPWTNERLVGAALRGRRDEAVIATKFGVLRSEERGFRGVDGRPEYVRASCDASLERLGIDTIDLYYQHRVDPNTPIEETVGAMAELVTAGKVRFLGLSEATPEQVRRAHAVHPITALQTEYSLWSREPEAELLGTCRELGITFVAYSPLGRGFLTGTITSPDDFAEDDFRRNNPRFQGENFARNLALVESVRAIAAAKGVTPAQLALAWLLQRDDRLVTIPGTTKRSRFDENQAANAITLSAEELAALDENLPVGAAAGGRY, encoded by the coding sequence ATGACCACCCCACCTCGCCGCCCCCTCGGTTCCACCAACATCCAGATCTCGCCCATCGGGCTCGGCTGCATGGGCATGTCCGAGTTCTATGGCAGCGCCGACGACGCCGCGAGCACCGCGCTGCTGCACCACGCCCTCGACACGGGCGTGAACTTCTTCGACACCGCGGACATGTACGGCCCGTGGACCAACGAGCGGCTGGTGGGCGCGGCCCTGCGCGGGCGTCGTGACGAGGCCGTCATCGCCACCAAGTTCGGCGTGCTGCGCAGCGAGGAGCGTGGCTTCCGCGGCGTCGACGGGCGCCCCGAGTACGTGCGCGCGAGCTGTGACGCGTCCCTCGAGCGCCTCGGCATCGACACCATCGACCTCTACTACCAACACCGCGTGGACCCGAACACGCCCATCGAGGAGACGGTGGGCGCGATGGCCGAGTTGGTCACCGCGGGCAAGGTCCGCTTCCTGGGGCTGTCCGAGGCCACGCCCGAGCAGGTGCGGCGCGCGCACGCCGTGCACCCCATCACCGCGCTGCAGACCGAGTACTCCTTGTGGTCGCGTGAGCCGGAGGCGGAGCTGCTGGGCACCTGCCGCGAGCTGGGCATCACCTTCGTGGCGTACTCGCCACTCGGGCGTGGCTTCCTCACGGGGACCATCACGTCCCCCGACGACTTCGCCGAGGACGACTTCCGCCGCAACAACCCGCGCTTCCAGGGCGAGAACTTCGCGCGCAACCTGGCGCTGGTCGAGAGCGTGCGTGCCATCGCGGCCGCCAAGGGCGTGACCCCCGCGCAGCTCGCGCTGGCGTGGCTGCTGCAGCGCGACGATCGCCTGGTCACCATCCCCGGCACCACGAAGCGCTCGCGCTTCGACGAGAACCAGGCCGCCAACGCCATCACCCTCAGCGCGGAGGAGCTGGCCGCGCTGGACGAGAACCTCCCCGTGGGTGCCGCCGCGGGCGGGCGCTACTGA